A DNA window from Equus przewalskii isolate Varuska chromosome 12, EquPr2, whole genome shotgun sequence contains the following coding sequences:
- the RHBDD2 gene encoding rhomboid domain-containing protein 2 isoform X2: MAAMAVSEPGLRSWSLCPEVPSATFFTALLSLLVSGPRLFLLQPPLAPSGLSLRSEALRNWQVYRLVTYIFVYENPVSLLCGAIIIWRFAGNFERTVGTVRHCFFTVIFAIFSAIIFLSFEAVSSLSKLGEVEDARGFTPVAFAMLGVNSVRSRVRRALVFGMVVPSMLVPWLLLCASWLIPQTSFLSNVCGLGIGLTYGLTYCYSIDLSERVALKLDQKFPFSLMRRISVFKYVSGSSAERRAAHSRKLNPVPGSYPSQSGHPHLTPSHPVAQMQHASGQKLASWPACAPGHMPSLPPYQPASGLCYVQNHFGTVPNSSGVYPASAGASLGVQPPAPLNCPGTVYSGALAAPAAAGSKECSRVLIP, translated from the exons ATGGCGGCCATGGCGGTCTCGGAGCCCGGGCTTCGCAGCTGGTCCCTGTGCCCCGAGGTGCCGTCCGCCACCTTCTTCACCGCGCTGCTCTCGCTGCTGGTGTCCGGGCCCCGCCTGTTCCTGCTGCAGCCGCCCCTGGCGCCCTCGGGCCTCTCGCTGCGGTCCGAGGCCCTGCGCAACTGGCAAG TTTACAGGCTGGTGACCTACATCTTTGTCTATGAGAATCCAGTCTCCCTGCTCTGTGGTGCTATCATCATCTGGCGCTTTGCTGGCAATTTTGAGAGAACCGTGGGCACTGTCCGCCACTGCTTCTTCACCGTGATCTTCGCCATCTTCTCCGCTATCATCTTCCTGTCGTTTGAAGCTGTGTCATCACTGTCAaagctgggggaggtggaggatgCCAGAGGTTTCACTCCAGTGGCTTTTGCCATGCTGGGAGTCAACTCTGTCCGCTCTCGGGTGAGGAGGGCCCTGGTGTTTGGCATGGTCGTGCCCTCAATGCTGGTGCCGTGGCTCCTGCTGTGTGCCTCCTGGCTCATTCCCCAGACCTCTTTCCTCAGTAATGTCTGTGGACTTGGAATTGGGCTAACGT ATGGCCTCACGTACTGCTATTCCATCGACCTCTCAGAGCGAGTGGCACTGAAGCTAGACCAGAAGTTCCCCTTTAGCCTGATGAGGAGGATTTCGGTGTTCAAGTACGTCTCGGGCTCTTCAGCGGAAAGAAGGGCAGCCCACAGCCGCAA GCTGAACCCTGTACCTGGCTCCTACCCTTCGCAGAGTGGCCACCCTCACCTGACCCCGAGCCACCCTGTCGCCCAGATGCAGCATGCCAGTGGCCAGAAACTAGCCTCCTGGCCAGCCTGTGCTCCTGGGCACATGCCCAGCCTGCCTCCATACCAGCCTGCCTCCGGCCTGTGTTACGTGCAGAACCACTTTGGCACAGTCCCTAACTCCTCTGGTGTCTACCCGGCTTCTGCGGGTGCCTCCCTGGGGgtccagccccccgcccccctcaaCTGCCCTGGCACAGTGTATTCTGGGGCCCTGGCCGCTCCAGCGGctgcaggctccaaggagtgctCGAGAGTCCTGATCCCCTGA
- the RHBDD2 gene encoding rhomboid domain-containing protein 2 isoform X1, with the protein MAAMAVSEPGLRSWSLCPEVPSATFFTALLSLLVSGPRLFLLQPPLAPSGLSLRSEALRNWQVYRLVTYIFVYENPVSLLCGAIIIWRFAGNFERTVGTVRHCFFTVIFAIFSAIIFLSFEAVSSLSKLGEVEDARGFTPVAFAMLGVNSVRSRVRRALVFGMVVPSMLVPWLLLCASWLIPQTSFLSNVCGLGIGLTYGLTYCYSIDLSERVALKLDQKFPFSLMRRISVFKYVSGSSAERRAAHSRKLSGQLQFPGGSCRASGLNPVPGSYPSQSGHPHLTPSHPVAQMQHASGQKLASWPACAPGHMPSLPPYQPASGLCYVQNHFGTVPNSSGVYPASAGASLGVQPPAPLNCPGTVYSGALAAPAAAGSKECSRVLIP; encoded by the exons ATGGCGGCCATGGCGGTCTCGGAGCCCGGGCTTCGCAGCTGGTCCCTGTGCCCCGAGGTGCCGTCCGCCACCTTCTTCACCGCGCTGCTCTCGCTGCTGGTGTCCGGGCCCCGCCTGTTCCTGCTGCAGCCGCCCCTGGCGCCCTCGGGCCTCTCGCTGCGGTCCGAGGCCCTGCGCAACTGGCAAG TTTACAGGCTGGTGACCTACATCTTTGTCTATGAGAATCCAGTCTCCCTGCTCTGTGGTGCTATCATCATCTGGCGCTTTGCTGGCAATTTTGAGAGAACCGTGGGCACTGTCCGCCACTGCTTCTTCACCGTGATCTTCGCCATCTTCTCCGCTATCATCTTCCTGTCGTTTGAAGCTGTGTCATCACTGTCAaagctgggggaggtggaggatgCCAGAGGTTTCACTCCAGTGGCTTTTGCCATGCTGGGAGTCAACTCTGTCCGCTCTCGGGTGAGGAGGGCCCTGGTGTTTGGCATGGTCGTGCCCTCAATGCTGGTGCCGTGGCTCCTGCTGTGTGCCTCCTGGCTCATTCCCCAGACCTCTTTCCTCAGTAATGTCTGTGGACTTGGAATTGGGCTAACGT ATGGCCTCACGTACTGCTATTCCATCGACCTCTCAGAGCGAGTGGCACTGAAGCTAGACCAGAAGTTCCCCTTTAGCCTGATGAGGAGGATTTCGGTGTTCAAGTACGTCTCGGGCTCTTCAGCGGAAAGAAGGGCAGCCCACAGCCGCAA GCTATCTGGACAGCTTCAATTCCCTGGAGGCTCTTGTCGAGCTTCTGG GCTGAACCCTGTACCTGGCTCCTACCCTTCGCAGAGTGGCCACCCTCACCTGACCCCGAGCCACCCTGTCGCCCAGATGCAGCATGCCAGTGGCCAGAAACTAGCCTCCTGGCCAGCCTGTGCTCCTGGGCACATGCCCAGCCTGCCTCCATACCAGCCTGCCTCCGGCCTGTGTTACGTGCAGAACCACTTTGGCACAGTCCCTAACTCCTCTGGTGTCTACCCGGCTTCTGCGGGTGCCTCCCTGGGGgtccagccccccgcccccctcaaCTGCCCTGGCACAGTGTATTCTGGGGCCCTGGCCGCTCCAGCGGctgcaggctccaaggagtgctCGAGAGTCCTGATCCCCTGA
- the RHBDD2 gene encoding rhomboid domain-containing protein 2 isoform X5, with amino-acid sequence MAAMAVSEPGLRSWSLCPEVPSATFFTALLSLLVSGPRLFLLQPPLAPSGLSLRSEALRNWQERVALKLDQKFPFSLMRRISVFKYVSGSSAERRAAHSRKLNPVPGSYPSQSGHPHLTPSHPVAQMQHASGQKLASWPACAPGHMPSLPPYQPASGLCYVQNHFGTVPNSSGVYPASAGASLGVQPPAPLNCPGTVYSGALAAPAAAGSKECSRVLIP; translated from the exons ATGGCGGCCATGGCGGTCTCGGAGCCCGGGCTTCGCAGCTGGTCCCTGTGCCCCGAGGTGCCGTCCGCCACCTTCTTCACCGCGCTGCTCTCGCTGCTGGTGTCCGGGCCCCGCCTGTTCCTGCTGCAGCCGCCCCTGGCGCCCTCGGGCCTCTCGCTGCGGTCCGAGGCCCTGCGCAACTGGCAAG AGCGAGTGGCACTGAAGCTAGACCAGAAGTTCCCCTTTAGCCTGATGAGGAGGATTTCGGTGTTCAAGTACGTCTCGGGCTCTTCAGCGGAAAGAAGGGCAGCCCACAGCCGCAA GCTGAACCCTGTACCTGGCTCCTACCCTTCGCAGAGTGGCCACCCTCACCTGACCCCGAGCCACCCTGTCGCCCAGATGCAGCATGCCAGTGGCCAGAAACTAGCCTCCTGGCCAGCCTGTGCTCCTGGGCACATGCCCAGCCTGCCTCCATACCAGCCTGCCTCCGGCCTGTGTTACGTGCAGAACCACTTTGGCACAGTCCCTAACTCCTCTGGTGTCTACCCGGCTTCTGCGGGTGCCTCCCTGGGGgtccagccccccgcccccctcaaCTGCCCTGGCACAGTGTATTCTGGGGCCCTGGCCGCTCCAGCGGctgcaggctccaaggagtgctCGAGAGTCCTGATCCCCTGA
- the RHBDD2 gene encoding rhomboid domain-containing protein 2 isoform X4 produces the protein MLGVNSVRSRVRRALVFGMVVPSMLVPWLLLCASWLIPQTSFLSNVCGLGIGLTYGLTYCYSIDLSERVALKLDQKFPFSLMRRISVFKYVSGSSAERRAAHSRKLNPVPGSYPSQSGHPHLTPSHPVAQMQHASGQKLASWPACAPGHMPSLPPYQPASGLCYVQNHFGTVPNSSGVYPASAGASLGVQPPAPLNCPGTVYSGALAAPAAAGSKECSRVLIP, from the exons ATGCTGGGAGTCAACTCTGTCCGCTCTCGGGTGAGGAGGGCCCTGGTGTTTGGCATGGTCGTGCCCTCAATGCTGGTGCCGTGGCTCCTGCTGTGTGCCTCCTGGCTCATTCCCCAGACCTCTTTCCTCAGTAATGTCTGTGGACTTGGAATTGGGCTAACGT ATGGCCTCACGTACTGCTATTCCATCGACCTCTCAGAGCGAGTGGCACTGAAGCTAGACCAGAAGTTCCCCTTTAGCCTGATGAGGAGGATTTCGGTGTTCAAGTACGTCTCGGGCTCTTCAGCGGAAAGAAGGGCAGCCCACAGCCGCAA GCTGAACCCTGTACCTGGCTCCTACCCTTCGCAGAGTGGCCACCCTCACCTGACCCCGAGCCACCCTGTCGCCCAGATGCAGCATGCCAGTGGCCAGAAACTAGCCTCCTGGCCAGCCTGTGCTCCTGGGCACATGCCCAGCCTGCCTCCATACCAGCCTGCCTCCGGCCTGTGTTACGTGCAGAACCACTTTGGCACAGTCCCTAACTCCTCTGGTGTCTACCCGGCTTCTGCGGGTGCCTCCCTGGGGgtccagccccccgcccccctcaaCTGCCCTGGCACAGTGTATTCTGGGGCCCTGGCCGCTCCAGCGGctgcaggctccaaggagtgctCGAGAGTCCTGATCCCCTGA
- the RHBDD2 gene encoding rhomboid domain-containing protein 2 isoform X3, with amino-acid sequence MAAMAVSEPGLRSWSLCPEVPSATFFTALLSLLVSGPRLFLLQPPLAPSGLSLRSEALRNWQDGLTYCYSIDLSERVALKLDQKFPFSLMRRISVFKYVSGSSAERRAAHSRKLNPVPGSYPSQSGHPHLTPSHPVAQMQHASGQKLASWPACAPGHMPSLPPYQPASGLCYVQNHFGTVPNSSGVYPASAGASLGVQPPAPLNCPGTVYSGALAAPAAAGSKECSRVLIP; translated from the exons ATGGCGGCCATGGCGGTCTCGGAGCCCGGGCTTCGCAGCTGGTCCCTGTGCCCCGAGGTGCCGTCCGCCACCTTCTTCACCGCGCTGCTCTCGCTGCTGGTGTCCGGGCCCCGCCTGTTCCTGCTGCAGCCGCCCCTGGCGCCCTCGGGCCTCTCGCTGCGGTCCGAGGCCCTGCGCAACTGGCAAG ATGGCCTCACGTACTGCTATTCCATCGACCTCTCAGAGCGAGTGGCACTGAAGCTAGACCAGAAGTTCCCCTTTAGCCTGATGAGGAGGATTTCGGTGTTCAAGTACGTCTCGGGCTCTTCAGCGGAAAGAAGGGCAGCCCACAGCCGCAA GCTGAACCCTGTACCTGGCTCCTACCCTTCGCAGAGTGGCCACCCTCACCTGACCCCGAGCCACCCTGTCGCCCAGATGCAGCATGCCAGTGGCCAGAAACTAGCCTCCTGGCCAGCCTGTGCTCCTGGGCACATGCCCAGCCTGCCTCCATACCAGCCTGCCTCCGGCCTGTGTTACGTGCAGAACCACTTTGGCACAGTCCCTAACTCCTCTGGTGTCTACCCGGCTTCTGCGGGTGCCTCCCTGGGGgtccagccccccgcccccctcaaCTGCCCTGGCACAGTGTATTCTGGGGCCCTGGCCGCTCCAGCGGctgcaggctccaaggagtgctCGAGAGTCCTGATCCCCTGA